DNA from Mesorhizobium sp. DCY119:
TGCCGGCGATGATATCGGTGCGCTGTGTGGCCGAGCGGCCGGCATGCGCGGCATAGGTCAAGGCCAGGAGCCGGATCGCGCTGACGATCGTCGTATGCGAGGGTCCGAGACCAAAGCTGGAGACATGGCAAGGCAACACGACCTTCGAATAACGCTGAGCCTGCGCGGCATAAATGCGGTCTGTGATCGTGACGACGCTCATCGGGGTTGCTTGCGCATAACTCAGCATCGAGGCAAGCAGCTTCGGCGCCGGCGGCAGCGTGATCAAAAGCAGTGCATCCCGAGGCCCGGTCATGGCGAGGTCTTCCGCCCAAGATCCCTGATTGACCCCGAGAATCATGACGCTGTGGCGCAGCCGGGCGAACATCAGCCTTGCATAGCGTGCCAGCCCCTCCTCCATGCCTAGCCCGAGAACCCAGAGCCGCGGCGCCTCGTGGATATGCTCGGCGGCTTCTCTTACGCGGTCGGAGCGCAATTCCTCGAAGGTCTTGGTGAGGTTCTTAAGTTCCAGTTCCAGATGCGTGCCGACGGTCTTGCCGAGCGCGATCTGCTCGGATCCGCCGACCGAATAGCCGTAAGGCTCGGTGCGGTTGCGCTCGTCGCGCGCTTGCAGCCTGACCTCGTTGAAGTCGGCATAGCCAAGATGCTGGAAGAACCGTGCGGCCGTCGCCTTCGACACCCCGGCCATTTCAGCAATCTCGGTCGCCGAATGCGTGAGGATGTCGTCTTCCCGGTTGAGTAGAAGCTGCGCCAGTTTCTGTTCGCCGGCGGTCAGCCGCGCATAGTGTTCCTGGATGCGTAATACGAGACGTGATGCCATGTACGAGTTCGATCCTCCGGTCGAAAAAACTTTTAACACACGTCTTGCGCTTATGAAACTGCTGTTTCATTATTGTGAAACGATGAAACAGGCAGGATGAAATGTCGACTTCCAAGATTGTTCGCGAGCGAATCTGGTCAAAGCTCAGACAGGTAGCAAGGCCGGATACGCGTTTTCACCTCAACTTCGCCGAAGTCATACCGGACTTTGAGAATTCGGAAGCCGCGACGGCGAAAATCCTGGAGCTGCCTCAATTCAAGGCATCAAAATTCGCCTTCATCACACCCGATAATTGCCTTGTCGATCTTCGCCGCGCGATGCTGGAGCGCGGCATGCCCTTCGTCATGTCGACCTACGGTATTTTTCGCGGCTTCCTCTATGTCGAGCCCGGCAGCGTGCCGAAAGGGGCGGAGCTCTATGCCGCCTGGCTGGATGGCATGGAGCATTTCGGCCGCCCGATCACGCTGGAAGAGATCACTCGCATGGGCCGTTTCGACTTCATGGTGACCGGCGCATCGGCCGTGTCGATCGATGGCGTGCGGTTCGGCAAGGGCCATGGCTATTTTGACCTCGAATGGGGCATGTTCACCGACCTTGGCCTTGCCGACGACAACACGCCGGTCATCGCCAGCGTCCATGACGTACAGGTCGTCGAAGACAGGCTTCATCCCAGCGAAACCGACATACTGGTCGACTCCATCGCCACGCCGACGAGACTGCTCACCGTCGAGCGCCGCGGCCGCCGCCCCCGTGGCGTGAAATGGCCGCTTTTGACCAAGGAGCAGATCGACCAGACGCCACCCTTGCTCGAATTGCAGCGCATGCGCGGGCTGGCCTGACCTCCCTCCTCTCACCGCAACCGAAGGAATTTCAGATGAAAATCGCCCTGGATAGACGTCGCTTCCTCACATTGATGGCGGCCGGCGCCACGCTGCCCGTCATGGGTCGTGCGGCCCGCGCCGCCGATACTCTGACCATGCAGGCCGCGTGGATCAACGATGCCGAGTTCGCCGGCTACTTCACCGCCATCGACAAGGGATATTACACCGAGGAAGGTCTCGACCTGACCTATCTGCCCGGCGGTCCCGACGTCATTCCCGAAAGTTCCATCATTGCCGCCAAGGCTGATCTGGCGCTGACATCGCCCGACACCACCATCAAGGCGATCTCCGAACAGGCCGCGCCGTTCAAGATCATCGGCACACAATACCAGAAGAACCCGCTCGGCATCGTTTCGCTG
Protein-coding regions in this window:
- a CDS encoding 5-formyltetrahydrofolate cyclo-ligase codes for the protein MSTSKIVRERIWSKLRQVARPDTRFHLNFAEVIPDFENSEAATAKILELPQFKASKFAFITPDNCLVDLRRAMLERGMPFVMSTYGIFRGFLYVEPGSVPKGAELYAAWLDGMEHFGRPITLEEITRMGRFDFMVTGASAVSIDGVRFGKGHGYFDLEWGMFTDLGLADDNTPVIASVHDVQVVEDRLHPSETDILVDSIATPTRLLTVERRGRRPRGVKWPLLTKEQIDQTPPLLELQRMRGLA
- a CDS encoding MurR/RpiR family transcriptional regulator; translated protein: MASRLVLRIQEHYARLTAGEQKLAQLLLNREDDILTHSATEIAEMAGVSKATAARFFQHLGYADFNEVRLQARDERNRTEPYGYSVGGSEQIALGKTVGTHLELELKNLTKTFEELRSDRVREAAEHIHEAPRLWVLGLGMEEGLARYARLMFARLRHSVMILGVNQGSWAEDLAMTGPRDALLLITLPPAPKLLASMLSYAQATPMSVVTITDRIYAAQAQRYSKVVLPCHVSSFGLGPSHTTIVSAIRLLALTYAAHAGRSATQRTDIIAGIHEELGDLE